One Deinococcus radiopugnans ATCC 19172 DNA segment encodes these proteins:
- a CDS encoding NADH-quinone oxidoreductase subunit A, which yields MLLVAVGIGVLAVIVSAILGPKKGSRAKLMAYESGNDPEHGGVGTGQRFPVHFYLVAMLFIVFDIETAFFYPLAVAYQKLIPFAFFEALTFVLLLLVGYVYVLKKRVLEWA from the coding sequence ATGTTGCTGGTGGCCGTGGGCATTGGCGTGCTGGCCGTCATCGTCAGCGCCATCCTGGGGCCGAAGAAGGGCAGCCGCGCCAAGCTGATGGCCTACGAGTCGGGCAACGATCCGGAACACGGCGGCGTGGGCACAGGGCAGCGCTTCCCGGTGCATTTCTACCTGGTGGCGATGCTGTTCATCGTGTTCGACATCGAGACGGCCTTTTTCTACCCGCTGGCCGTGGCCTACCAGAAGCTGATTCCCTTCGCCTTCTTCGAGGCCCTGACCTTCGTGCTGCTGCTGCTGGTGGGCTACGTGTACGTGCTGAAAAAGCGGGTTTTGGAATGGGCGTGA
- a CDS encoding NADH-quinone oxidoreductase subunit C translates to MGRTSAPALPADPRDVTGLIDELGLIRDETGEPTAVVPPERLREVAQALKERGFMLMDTVGLDYLAYNQPRPKRFAVLHNIYHPRDHRRLFLRVWLDDGQPLDSLYPVWKAANYLEREVYDLLGVEFVGHPDLRKILTPDDLEGHPLRKDFPLGETPTLFRDGRFLDPAAFRAGVTGQQTGLTGYRGELRRGRGEDRLPPVMPEGGPK, encoded by the coding sequence GTGGGCCGGACGTCCGCACCCGCTTTGCCCGCAGACCCGCGCGACGTGACCGGGCTGATCGACGAACTGGGCCTGATCCGGGACGAGACTGGGGAGCCCACCGCCGTCGTTCCGCCGGAGCGGCTGCGCGAGGTGGCGCAGGCCCTCAAGGAACGCGGCTTCATGCTGATGGATACGGTGGGGCTGGATTACCTGGCCTACAACCAGCCCCGCCCCAAGAGATTCGCCGTGCTGCACAACATCTACCACCCGCGCGACCACCGCCGCCTGTTCCTGCGGGTGTGGCTGGATGACGGTCAGCCGCTTGACAGCCTGTACCCGGTGTGGAAGGCCGCCAATTACCTGGAGCGCGAGGTCTACGACCTGCTGGGCGTGGAGTTCGTGGGCCACCCGGACCTGCGCAAGATCCTGACCCCGGACGACCTGGAGGGCCATCCCCTCCGCAAGGACTTTCCGCTGGGCGAAACGCCCACGCTGTTCCGCGACGGACGTTTCCTCGATCCCGCTGCCTTCCGGGCCGGGGTGACCGGGCAGCAGACGGGCCTGACCGGCTACCGGGGCGAACTGCGGCGCGGGCGCGGCGAGGACCGATTGCCGCCCGTGATGCCAGAGGGAGGGCCGAAGTGA
- a CDS encoding NuoB/complex I 20 kDa subunit family protein — protein sequence MPLKELIDRDWQELESEGILFSSLEKLVAWGRSNSLWPATFGLACCAIEMMSSTNGRNDMARFGSEVFRASPRQADVMIVAGRLSKKMAPIMRRVYDQMPDPKWVISMGACASSGGMFNNYAIVQNVDSVVPVDIFVPGCPPRPEALIYAVMQLQKKVRGEAFDQLGHQLPMVDAWTR from the coding sequence ATGCCCCTGAAAGAACTGATCGACCGCGACTGGCAGGAACTGGAATCGGAAGGCATCCTGTTTTCCAGCCTGGAGAAACTGGTGGCCTGGGGCCGCAGCAACAGCCTGTGGCCGGCCACCTTTGGGCTGGCGTGCTGCGCGATCGAGATGATGAGCAGCACCAACGGGCGCAACGACATGGCCCGCTTCGGCTCGGAAGTGTTCCGCGCTTCGCCCCGGCAGGCGGACGTGATGATCGTGGCCGGCCGCCTGAGCAAGAAGATGGCCCCGATCATGCGCCGGGTCTACGACCAGATGCCCGATCCCAAATGGGTGATCAGCATGGGCGCGTGCGCCAGCAGCGGGGGCATGTTCAACAACTACGCCATCGTGCAGAACGTGGACAGCGTGGTGCCGGTGGACATCTTCGTGCCGGGCTGCCCACCGCGCCCGGAAGCGCTGATCTACGCCGTGATGCAACTGCAAAAGAAGGTGCGCGGCGAGGCCTTTGATCAGCTGGGCCACCAGCTGCCGATGGTGGATGCGTGGACCAGATGA
- the nuoD gene encoding NADH dehydrogenase (quinone) subunit D, which translates to MTPDHQESTSGERLQGQTGALLHTEIMSLNVGPQHPSTHGVLRLVVDMDGEYVVKVTPHMGYLHTGFEKTFENRTYQQGVTYAPRTDYLHSFGHELSYVLSVEKLLGAEVPERAITVRVILHELGRIHSHLVFVGTGLLDLGALTPFFYAFREKESVQDLFEAVCGYRMNQGYFRVGGLSRDIPEGWPAMVSRFLDQMEKGVQEYTTLFAENPIFQDRARGVGIIPPEVALDLGLTGPNLRASGVPMDNRKDNPYCGYETYDFNVVTSTDGDSLARFNMRLWEFGESIKIIRQALERLRPGPVKDPNRKISLPPRHELETSMEAVIHHFKLVTEGFHPPVGEVYVPTESARGEVGYYIVSDGGSMPYRVKIRAPSFVNLQALEYACVGAQFADLITILATIDPVLGDVDR; encoded by the coding sequence ATGACCCCGGACCACCAGGAGTCCACCTCCGGCGAGCGCCTGCAGGGGCAGACCGGGGCGCTGCTGCACACCGAGATCATGTCGCTGAACGTGGGGCCGCAGCACCCCAGCACGCACGGCGTGTTGCGCCTGGTGGTGGACATGGACGGCGAGTACGTGGTCAAGGTCACGCCGCACATGGGCTACCTGCACACCGGCTTCGAGAAGACCTTCGAGAACCGCACGTACCAGCAGGGCGTGACCTACGCGCCGCGCACCGACTACCTGCACAGTTTCGGCCACGAGCTGTCCTACGTCCTCAGCGTGGAAAAACTGCTGGGGGCCGAGGTGCCCGAGCGCGCCATCACCGTCCGCGTGATCCTGCACGAGCTGGGGCGCATCCACAGCCATCTGGTGTTCGTGGGCACGGGGCTGCTGGATCTGGGGGCGCTGACGCCCTTCTTCTACGCCTTCCGCGAGAAGGAGAGCGTGCAGGACCTGTTCGAGGCGGTATGCGGCTACCGCATGAACCAGGGCTATTTCCGGGTGGGTGGCCTGAGCCGCGACATTCCCGAGGGCTGGCCCGCGATGGTCTCGCGCTTTCTGGACCAGATGGAAAAGGGCGTGCAGGAGTACACCACGCTGTTCGCCGAGAACCCCATCTTTCAGGATCGGGCGCGCGGGGTGGGCATCATTCCACCCGAGGTGGCCCTCGATCTGGGCCTGACCGGGCCGAACCTGCGCGCCTCGGGCGTGCCGATGGACAACCGCAAGGACAACCCGTACTGCGGCTACGAGACCTACGATTTCAACGTCGTGACCAGCACGGACGGCGATAGCCTCGCCCGTTTCAACATGCGGCTGTGGGAGTTCGGCGAGAGCATCAAGATCATCCGGCAGGCGCTGGAGCGGCTCAGGCCCGGCCCGGTCAAGGATCCCAACCGCAAGATCAGCCTGCCGCCGCGCCACGAGCTGGAAACCAGCATGGAAGCGGTGATCCACCACTTCAAGCTGGTCACCGAGGGCTTTCACCCCCCGGTGGGCGAGGTCTACGTGCCCACCGAATCGGCGCGCGGCGAGGTGGGCTACTACATCGTCAGCGACGGCGGCAGCATGCCGTACCGGGTCAAGATTCGCGCGCCCAGCTTCGTGAACCTGCAGGCGCTGGAATACGCCTGCGTGGGCGCACAGTTCGCCGACTTGATCACCATTCTCGCCACCATTGACCCCGTACTCGGGGACGTGGACCGGTAA
- a CDS encoding ATP-binding protein, translating into MSIPDAQTVFVVCADRARASQLAPLLARAAVVHVADAETLLREAHVQPPAVALLYTDLPGVPLSQVLPILRQRAELAGTQWLAVGTRGLGALLSAGADALISDTTAPDALALQVSNMLVRAQQHRELQGRVAALQRRSDDWDHEEQVRDQLIHMLVHDLKNPIAAVMGLLEIVQDDARVPDDSRELLKVARDETQHLLHLTVNMLDIRKIQAGKMNLRRELMFSPMFQEVIALASGDVGSGLRDRVMRTEVESNLSPASADPEILRRVMANLISNAMKHTSGGGHIAVTVRSVGGAVQISVQDDGEGIPADDLPNLFAAFEQSRLTLHGRFDTGMGLAFCKLAVEEHGGTIGVQSERGHGATFAFTLPLAQDADDDDFVELLN; encoded by the coding sequence ATGTCCATCCCTGATGCCCAAACTGTCTTCGTGGTCTGCGCGGACCGCGCCCGCGCCTCGCAGCTGGCGCCGCTGCTGGCCCGGGCCGCCGTCGTGCATGTCGCCGACGCCGAGACCCTGCTGCGCGAGGCGCATGTCCAGCCGCCGGCGGTGGCGCTGCTGTACACCGACCTGCCCGGCGTGCCGCTGTCCCAGGTGCTGCCCATCCTGCGTCAGCGCGCCGAGCTGGCCGGCACGCAGTGGCTGGCAGTGGGCACCCGTGGCCTGGGCGCCCTGCTGTCTGCCGGGGCCGACGCCCTGATCAGCGATACCACCGCGCCCGACGCGCTGGCGCTGCAGGTGAGCAACATGCTGGTCCGCGCCCAGCAGCACCGTGAGTTGCAGGGCCGGGTGGCCGCTCTGCAACGCCGCAGCGACGACTGGGACCACGAGGAACAGGTGCGCGATCAGCTGATCCACATGCTGGTTCACGACCTAAAAAACCCGATCGCCGCCGTGATGGGCCTGCTGGAAATCGTGCAGGACGACGCCCGCGTGCCCGACGACTCGCGCGAACTGCTCAAGGTGGCCCGCGACGAGACCCAGCACCTGCTGCACCTGACTGTCAACATGCTCGACATTCGCAAGATTCAGGCGGGCAAGATGAACCTGCGGCGCGAGCTGATGTTCTCGCCGATGTTTCAGGAGGTCATCGCGCTGGCCAGTGGCGACGTGGGCAGCGGCCTGCGCGACCGCGTGATGCGGACCGAGGTCGAGAGCAACCTCAGTCCGGCCAGTGCCGATCCGGAAATCCTGCGGCGGGTGATGGCCAACCTGATCAGCAACGCCATGAAGCACACCAGCGGGGGCGGCCACATCGCCGTGACGGTCCGCTCGGTGGGCGGGGCCGTGCAGATCAGCGTGCAGGACGACGGCGAGGGCATCCCCGCCGATGATCTCCCCAACCTGTTCGCGGCCTTCGAGCAGTCGCGACTGACCCTGCATGGACGCTTCGACACCGGCATGGGACTGGCCTTCTGCAAGCTGGCCGTGGAGGAACACGGCGGCACCATTGGAGTGCAGTCCGAGCGCGGCCACGGGGCCACTTTCGCCTTCACCCTGCCGCTGGCCCAGGATGCCGACGACGACGATTTCGTGGAACTGCTGAACTGA